Proteins encoded by one window of Cylindrospermum stagnale PCC 7417:
- the miaB gene encoding tRNA (N6-isopentenyl adenosine(37)-C2)-methylthiotransferase MiaB, which yields MTTSPRRYHITTFGCQMNKADSERMAGILEDMGFEWSEDPNLANVILYNTCTIRDNAEQKVYSYLGRQAKRKHEQPDLTLIVAGCVAQQEGESLLRRVPELDLVMGPQHANRLKDLLESVFDGNQIVATEAVHIIEDITKPRRDSSVTAWVNVIYGCNERCTYCVVPNVRGVEQSRTPEAIRAEMVELGKLGYKEVTLLGQNIDAYGRDLPGATPEGRHLHTLTDLLYYVHDVPGIERLRFATSHPRYFTERLIKACAELPKVCEHFHIPFQSGDNELLKAMARGYTQEKYRRIIDTVRRYMPDASISGDAIVGFPGETEAQFENTLKLVEDIGFDLLNTAAYSPRPGTPAALWDNQLSEAVKSDRLQRLNHLVNVKAAERSQRYFGRIEEVLVEDQNLKDQTQVMGRTRGNRLTFFAGDINELKGQSVKVKITEVRPFSLTGIPVEVRQATLV from the coding sequence ATGACCACTTCACCCCGCCGTTATCACATCACCACCTTTGGTTGCCAAATGAACAAAGCCGACTCAGAGCGCATGGCTGGCATCCTAGAAGACATGGGCTTTGAGTGGTCAGAAGACCCAAATCTGGCAAATGTGATTCTCTACAATACCTGCACAATTCGAGATAATGCCGAACAAAAAGTTTATTCTTATTTGGGTAGACAGGCAAAACGCAAGCACGAACAGCCAGATTTAACTTTGATTGTTGCTGGTTGTGTTGCCCAACAAGAAGGAGAAAGCCTTCTGCGGCGCGTGCCAGAATTAGACTTGGTAATGGGGCCACAACACGCCAACCGTCTTAAAGATTTGCTGGAGTCGGTGTTTGACGGCAACCAAATTGTGGCAACTGAGGCAGTTCACATTATCGAAGATATTACTAAGCCGCGCCGAGATAGCAGCGTTACTGCTTGGGTAAATGTGATTTACGGCTGTAATGAACGCTGCACCTATTGTGTAGTTCCCAATGTGCGCGGTGTGGAACAGTCCCGGACGCCGGAAGCCATTCGCGCGGAAATGGTGGAACTAGGAAAGCTTGGTTACAAAGAAGTTACTTTACTCGGTCAAAATATTGATGCTTACGGCCGAGATTTGCCAGGAGCAACACCCGAAGGACGCCACCTGCACACTTTGACAGATTTACTGTACTACGTCCATGATGTGCCGGGAATTGAGCGGCTAAGATTTGCTACCAGCCACCCCCGTTATTTCACTGAAAGATTAATTAAGGCTTGTGCAGAGTTGCCGAAAGTCTGCGAACACTTCCACATTCCCTTTCAATCTGGGGATAACGAACTGTTAAAGGCAATGGCGCGGGGTTATACCCAGGAGAAATATCGCCGGATTATTGACACTGTTCGACGGTATATGCCGGATGCCTCGATTAGTGGGGATGCAATTGTTGGGTTTCCTGGGGAGACAGAAGCACAGTTTGAAAATACTCTGAAATTGGTAGAGGATATTGGCTTTGATTTGTTGAATACAGCAGCTTATTCACCCCGTCCAGGCACACCAGCGGCTTTGTGGGACAATCAGTTGAGTGAAGCGGTGAAAAGCGATCGCTTACAACGGCTCAATCATCTGGTAAATGTAAAGGCAGCGGAGCGATCGCAACGTTACTTCGGACGCATCGAAGAAGTGCTAGTAGAAGACCAAAACCTCAAAGACCAAACCCAGGTAATGGGACGCACCAGGGGTAATCGTTTGACTTTCTTCGCAGGCGATATCAACGAACTCAAAGGGCAATCGGTAAAAGTGAAAATTACCGAAGTTCGCCCCTTTAGCTTAACTGGTATACCAGTAGAAGTAAGGCAAGCAACCCTAGTCTAA
- a CDS encoding GNAT family N-acetyltransferase, protein MEVFLANINHLERISVLFDQYRIFYNQASNLEGAKEFLKERFQNNDSVVFAASDNGKLIGFTQLYPSFSSVSMKRVWILNDLYVEESYRRRGIAKLLMSAAEEYAKESGAVRVILATQISNITAQKLYEARDYIKNEEFYHYALPLQ, encoded by the coding sequence ATGGAAGTTTTCTTGGCTAATATTAATCATCTTGAAAGGATTTCAGTCTTATTTGATCAATATCGGATTTTTTACAACCAGGCATCAAACCTTGAAGGGGCCAAGGAGTTTCTCAAAGAACGTTTTCAGAATAATGACTCGGTAGTGTTTGCAGCTAGTGACAATGGGAAATTAATTGGATTTACTCAGCTTTATCCCAGCTTTTCTTCAGTGTCGATGAAACGAGTATGGATATTGAACGATTTGTATGTGGAAGAGTCCTATCGCCGGAGGGGAATTGCCAAGTTATTGATGAGTGCTGCGGAAGAATACGCAAAAGAGAGTGGAGCCGTTCGCGTAATTTTAGCGACTCAAATTTCTAACATAACCGCGCAAAAACTCTATGAAGCGCGAGATTATATTAAGAATGAAGAGTTTTATCATTACGCTTTGCCGTTGCAGTAG
- a CDS encoding glycosyltransferase family 4 protein: protein MKILMLSATFPYPPTRGGTQVRTFNLLKYLSLGHSITLVTQRDRDITTAEIAELRNCVDHLVVFDRPPDAGNTAGILKKIQRFGTFLQHGTPPSVLNRYSVEMQEWIDNFVKAGKCDVITCEHSVNEIYVQPHFQRQVKTIVNVHSSVFGSCRNQLTTGITENSLRDKINLPLLRRYEKSYCAKFSAIVVTTEEDKNQLQEFNPNAEITVIPNGVDFAAFPNRTSDPGGQRLIFIGAMDNLANIDAVCFFSNEVLPEIQQLYPDTTFDIVGSRPAPSVLALQQKPGINVIGRVPSMAEYLHQATLCVVPMRTGFGIKNKTLEAMAAGVPVVASDRGLEGLAVDDATIPLRALRANQPAEYVAAIRQIFEQPQLRVELSRNGRQLVETEFTWEIAGKRYQQVCLGEV, encoded by the coding sequence ATGAAAATTTTAATGCTATCTGCCACCTTTCCCTATCCACCAACGCGGGGGGGAACCCAAGTGAGGACGTTTAATTTACTGAAATATCTAAGTCTTGGCCATTCTATTACTCTTGTAACTCAACGCGATCGCGATATCACAACCGCAGAGATAGCAGAATTACGGAATTGTGTGGATCATCTAGTCGTTTTTGATCGTCCCCCAGATGCTGGCAATACCGCCGGAATACTGAAGAAGATCCAGCGCTTCGGCACTTTTTTGCAACATGGTACACCGCCAAGTGTACTCAACCGCTACTCTGTGGAGATGCAGGAGTGGATTGACAACTTTGTGAAAGCGGGTAAATGTGACGTCATCACCTGTGAACACAGCGTTAATGAAATTTATGTGCAGCCCCATTTCCAAAGACAGGTAAAAACTATCGTTAATGTGCATAGTTCGGTTTTTGGTAGTTGTCGTAATCAGCTAACTACGGGCATCACTGAAAATAGCTTGAGAGATAAAATTAATCTCCCGCTTTTGCGTCGTTATGAAAAAAGCTACTGTGCTAAATTTTCGGCAATTGTGGTGACAACAGAAGAAGATAAAAACCAACTACAAGAGTTTAACCCTAATGCGGAAATTACAGTTATTCCCAATGGTGTAGATTTCGCTGCTTTTCCCAACCGTACAAGTGATCCTGGGGGACAGCGGTTAATTTTTATTGGCGCAATGGATAATTTGGCAAACATCGATGCTGTCTGCTTTTTTAGCAATGAAGTCTTGCCAGAAATCCAACAACTTTATCCGGATACAACTTTTGATATCGTCGGTTCTCGTCCTGCACCATCCGTTTTGGCACTCCAGCAAAAACCAGGGATTAATGTCATTGGGAGAGTGCCTTCAATGGCAGAATATTTACACCAAGCTACCCTGTGTGTTGTGCCGATGCGGACTGGGTTTGGCATTAAAAATAAGACTTTAGAGGCAATGGCAGCGGGTGTGCCGGTAGTCGCAAGCGATCGCGGTTTGGAAGGATTAGCGGTAGATGATGCGACAATACCACTAAGGGCACTCCGCGCCAATCAACCCGCAGAGTACGTTGCTGCTATTCGACAGATTTTTGAACAACCGCAACTCCGAGTTGAACTATCTCGCAACGGTAGACAACTTGTAGAAACTGAGTTCACTTGGGAGATTGCTGGTAAGCGTTATCAGCAAGTGTGTCTGGGGGAAGTTTAA
- a CDS encoding Npun_R2821/Npun_R2822 family protein, with amino-acid sequence MESFGIYTLANDVVYDQLVALLNSIEVNVSPDIPICIIPYDERLDRVKQEINSRKNVTLYENRESIQRWDNFAEQVWAAHPAAKQMTTSYNAWFQSPLLRKLCVFDGYFDKFVFYDADSLAMKPLDNVLERLETYDFIFDDWEHKKSTKDAALDLNLIEQSGLYQEKYVRDKLHCSSFFGSKKGIFSSSEIESMQQLLIKKDEIKWVPRLWDDAFLFNYMTLRCNRPIFNYTLSPNGQERTGNCANADPFVNINNVLYNKDGLKPIYRLHYMSYSAIDFAHLSQGEDVNIRYKDEFLYYRFLKQPEQRPKELKPPSLLTRTNRFINRKIKRIQKIIDLRINAI; translated from the coding sequence ATGGAATCTTTCGGCATTTACACCCTAGCTAATGATGTGGTTTATGACCAATTAGTAGCTTTGCTCAATAGCATAGAGGTAAATGTTAGCCCAGATATTCCTATTTGTATTATTCCCTATGATGAGCGACTAGACCGGGTGAAGCAAGAAATTAATTCTCGTAAGAACGTAACACTTTACGAAAATAGAGAATCAATTCAACGCTGGGACAATTTTGCCGAGCAAGTTTGGGCAGCCCATCCAGCAGCCAAGCAGATGACTACATCCTATAATGCTTGGTTTCAAAGCCCCTTACTCAGAAAGCTATGTGTTTTTGACGGATATTTTGATAAATTTGTCTTTTATGACGCTGACAGCCTAGCAATGAAGCCGCTGGATAATGTGTTAGAGAGACTTGAAACATACGATTTTATATTCGATGATTGGGAACATAAAAAATCAACAAAGGATGCAGCTTTAGATTTAAACCTCATCGAACAATCTGGTTTATATCAAGAAAAATATGTGCGTGATAAGTTACATTGTTCCAGCTTTTTTGGCTCAAAGAAAGGTATTTTTAGTTCATCAGAAATTGAATCCATGCAGCAGTTATTGATTAAAAAAGATGAAATCAAGTGGGTACCCCGACTGTGGGATGATGCCTTTTTGTTTAATTACATGACTTTGCGGTGCAATCGCCCAATATTTAACTATACACTCAGCCCCAATGGTCAAGAGAGAACTGGTAACTGCGCCAATGCAGACCCATTCGTGAATATTAATAATGTTCTTTACAATAAAGATGGCTTAAAACCGATTTATCGCCTTCATTACATGAGCTATTCTGCCATTGATTTTGCTCATTTATCTCAAGGAGAAGATGTCAATATTCGTTATAAAGATGAGTTTTTATACTATCGCTTCCTCAAACAGCCAGAACAAAGACCAAAAGAGTTAAAACCACCTAGTCTCCTTACTAGAACTAATAGATTTATCAATAGAAAAATCAAAAGAATACAAAAAATTATTGATTTGAGAATTAATGCCATATAA
- a CDS encoding glycosyltransferase family 2 protein, with product MPKISVCIPTFNRDYLLPYAIESVLKQSEENFELIICDDGSTDSTPELMSQYTDNRIKYIRHQQNIGKSNNMRSGFDAARGEYFIKFDDDDRLTSDFLAQTAAILNQDSNIDFVGTDHWIIDINNLRDEAQTQQNTHRWGRKNLPAGVVDNLLEVVFIQQSFQVGATLFRRQTLQDLGFMLPNLQNCEDNDLFVRLALAGKKGYYLPELLMEYRVHAEQQGINRAIPYLHDKVRYLESYKFESDKLEKLRQNRLMETQLLLGLRLIEKGETQKGRELVLAGKSFSKVKAWTGLGLSLLPIAWRHQAFKSLRKVRG from the coding sequence ATGCCCAAAATTTCTGTTTGTATACCTACTTTTAATCGGGATTACCTACTACCTTACGCCATTGAAAGCGTACTCAAGCAATCTGAAGAAAATTTTGAATTAATTATTTGTGATGACGGTTCTACTGACAGCACGCCTGAGTTGATGTCACAGTACACAGACAACAGAATTAAATACATCCGTCATCAGCAAAATATTGGTAAAAGCAATAATATGCGCTCTGGCTTTGATGCTGCTAGGGGCGAATATTTCATTAAATTTGATGATGATGATCGACTAACCAGCGATTTTCTCGCCCAGACTGCGGCTATTCTTAATCAAGATTCAAACATTGATTTTGTGGGTACAGACCATTGGATTATTGATATTAATAATCTTCGAGATGAGGCGCAAACTCAACAAAATACTCATCGCTGGGGAAGGAAGAATTTGCCAGCAGGTGTAGTAGATAATTTGCTGGAAGTTGTATTTATTCAGCAAAGCTTTCAAGTTGGGGCGACATTATTTCGTCGTCAAACCTTGCAAGATTTGGGCTTTATGCTGCCAAATCTGCAAAATTGTGAAGATAATGATTTATTTGTCCGCTTGGCTTTGGCTGGTAAAAAGGGCTATTACCTACCAGAATTATTAATGGAATACCGAGTCCATGCAGAACAGCAAGGCATTAATCGGGCAATTCCTTATTTACATGATAAAGTCCGCTATTTAGAAAGTTATAAATTTGAGTCAGACAAATTAGAGAAACTTAGGCAAAATCGGCTGATGGAAACGCAATTGTTACTAGGTTTACGTTTAATTGAGAAAGGCGAAACGCAAAAAGGTAGAGAGTTAGTTTTGGCAGGTAAATCTTTTTCTAAAGTTAAGGCTTGGACTGGTTTAGGGTTATCACTGTTACCAATTGCATGGCGACATCAGGCATTTAAGTCTCTACGCAAGGTGCGGGGTTAG
- a CDS encoding class I SAM-dependent methyltransferase — protein sequence MLAPKNIPSEYTAWNQKQKAPVGANWWYEYVNSQKPGNNFIWRNRYKWPSFIIKKIGPFGFQVNSLSRIFEYPWCFLATPLQPGMRVVEVGAGASGFQFALAQAGLDVTSVDPLINPSESVDWIFSKDDFYHLNQSFGGKVKFIQDFLQNAKLESNQYDRVFSVSAIEHIPSQEIGSLVKEIGRILKPGGLFLATIDLFLDCYPFTNQVSNQYGSNISISSLVEESGLKLKIGNPSELYGYPEFDYNLILNRLDEFLVVNKVLTQCIVLEKAI from the coding sequence ATGTTAGCACCTAAGAATATTCCTTCTGAGTACACTGCTTGGAACCAAAAGCAAAAAGCACCCGTTGGTGCAAATTGGTGGTATGAATATGTCAATTCTCAAAAACCTGGCAACAACTTCATTTGGCGTAACCGTTATAAGTGGCCTAGTTTTATAATTAAAAAGATTGGCCCATTTGGCTTTCAAGTTAATAGTCTTTCACGAATTTTTGAGTATCCTTGGTGTTTTTTAGCTACGCCGCTACAGCCAGGTATGCGAGTAGTTGAAGTTGGTGCTGGGGCTTCTGGGTTTCAATTCGCTTTGGCTCAAGCTGGGCTAGATGTTACCTCCGTTGATCCGCTAATTAATCCTAGTGAAAGCGTTGATTGGATATTTTCTAAAGACGATTTTTATCACTTAAATCAATCTTTTGGCGGTAAGGTTAAATTTATTCAAGATTTTCTCCAAAATGCCAAACTGGAGAGTAACCAATATGATCGGGTTTTCTCTGTTTCGGCAATTGAACATATACCTTCACAGGAAATAGGTTCACTGGTAAAAGAAATTGGACGCATTCTTAAACCAGGTGGCTTATTTTTAGCAACGATAGATCTATTCCTAGATTGTTATCCTTTTACTAACCAAGTTTCCAATCAATATGGGTCTAATATATCAATTAGTTCCCTGGTTGAGGAATCTGGATTAAAACTTAAAATTGGTAACCCTAGCGAACTGTATGGTTATCCTGAATTTGACTACAATCTGATTTTGAATCGGTTGGATGAATTT